GTTACACCTTTATGCTGTACAGCAATCGAAATACAGAAATGTGGGAAGCCATTGATAAAGTTTTGTGTGCCATCTAGAGGATCAATCACCCAGCACCAATCTGCATCGTGACCTTTACCTTCTTGCATGCCAAACTCTTCACCAAGGAAGCTGTGGTTTTTATAGCTTTTACGGAGGGTATCAATTGTAAGTTGTTCCAAGTAACGATCAACACGCGTTACTGGACCATCAATGCCTTTTTCTTCAACTTGTAAATCGAGTTTATGACGATTTTGATGTGCCTTTAAAAGCTCTTGACCAACTGTTTGAGCCGCACGCGCAGCCATAACCACCATAGGTTCCATTGAACACCCACTACAAATTTGAAGATTTTGACAAAGAATAATGCATAAAAGCGCGTATATTCTAGCAAATATAAGCGCTTTTAGGGGAAAAATGTTGCGAAAAATTATTTTCGCTTTTACATAAGCTTATAGATTAAAACCAAGCTTGCTCAATTGAGGCCAAGATTCCTTGAGCATCTAAACCACAATCTTGCAGCATTTGCTGATGAGTGGCTTGATGCAAGAAGCTATCAGGCAAGCCCAAATTCAAAATCGGTTTGAGGATGCGTGCTTGTGCCAAAAATTCATTCACTGCACTGCCTGCACCTGCCATCACCGCATGTTCTTCTACCGTTACAAACAGTTGAGAACGTGGTGCTAAGTCACGCAGTATTTGTTCATCCAATGGCTTCACAAAGCGCATATTCACGACACGCACACCCATCGAATGTTTGTTCGCAAATTGCTGCGCGGCTTCTACTGATGCTGCAATACGACTACCAAAAGCAAGAATACTAATCTGCTGTTCAGCATCAGGATTGAATTCAGCGACAATTTCAGCCTTACCAATTTCCAACGCTGTCATCTGTTGTTGAATTTCAACACCTGTACCGACACCACGTGGATAACGTACTGCTGTTGGCCCTTCATAGAGATAAGCAGTATGCAGCATTTGACGACATTCATTTTCGTCTTTTGGTGCCATGATCACCATATTCGGTACGGTACGCATATAGGCATAGTCATAAGCACCGGCATGGGTTGGGCCATCTTCACCGACCAAGCCAGCACGATCAATACCAAAAGTCACATCTAAATTCTGTAATGCCACATCATGGATTAACTGGTCATAACCACGTTGCAAGAAGGTCGAATAAATCGCAACCACAGGTTTTAGACCTTCACATGCCATACCTGCTGCCAAAGTCACTGCATGCTGCTCTGCAATGGCCACATCGAAGAAACGCTCTGGATATTGCTGAGCAAATTTAACCATACCCGAACCTTCACACATCGCCGGTGTAATTGCCAGTAAGCGCCCATCTTGTGCAGCTTCATCACACAGCCATTGCCCAAATACATCGGAATATTTAGGCGGTGCTTTTACTGTCGATGTTTTTATAGCTGTAGTCGCCACGGGTGCAATCTTAGTAATCGCATGATAGGTAATCGGATCTGCTTCTGCAGGTGCAAAACCTTTACCCTTTTTGGTATAAATATGAACTAAGCGTGGGCCTTTACGTTTTTTTAGCGCATGAAAAACTTGTGCCAGCTGTTCCACATCATGACCATCAAATGGTCCAAAATAATCAAAACCAATCGCTTTAAATAAATTGTCTGCGGCATCTGTGGCAGATTGATGTAAGCGTGAGTTATAGGTCCACTTTGGATGTGGCTGAACATAGGCTTCACCTTGTTCATTCACATTGACCAATTGACCTGTTTCCCAAATCGCAGC
This genomic stretch from Acinetobacter sp. C32I harbors:
- the dxs gene encoding 1-deoxy-D-xylulose-5-phosphate synthase, with protein sequence MLYTEIPTQRPVTPLLDDIDHPQQLRQLEQSQLAQVADELRQYILYAAGQSGGHFGANLGVIELTVALHYCFNTPNDRLVWDVGHQAYPHKVLTGRRDRITTIRSKDGLAAFPARDESAFDTFGVGHSSTAISAGLGMALARRYQKDPCDVVAIVGDGAMTAGMAFEAMNDAVAHDADLIVVLNDNDMSISCSTGGFAKHLAAIWETGQLVNVNEQGEAYVQPHPKWTYNSRLHQSATDAADNLFKAIGFDYFGPFDGHDVEQLAQVFHALKKRKGPRLVHIYTKKGKGFAPAEADPITYHAITKIAPVATTAIKTSTVKAPPKYSDVFGQWLCDEAAQDGRLLAITPAMCEGSGMVKFAQQYPERFFDVAIAEQHAVTLAAGMACEGLKPVVAIYSTFLQRGYDQLIHDVALQNLDVTFGIDRAGLVGEDGPTHAGAYDYAYMRTVPNMVIMAPKDENECRQMLHTAYLYEGPTAVRYPRGVGTGVEIQQQMTALEIGKAEIVAEFNPDAEQQISILAFGSRIAASVEAAQQFANKHSMGVRVVNMRFVKPLDEQILRDLAPRSQLFVTVEEHAVMAGAGSAVNEFLAQARILKPILNLGLPDSFLHQATHQQMLQDCGLDAQGILASIEQAWF